In Leptodesmis sichuanensis A121, the following are encoded in one genomic region:
- a CDS encoding helix-turn-helix transcriptional regulator has product MNAPSSKTISIASSPERRNAPLQRSQSASQLSVNQPIESLEGKVDNLIDGVLILTEQQELIYANDNALRILRRLNPSNACENAVPQEIWHICQSLIDSRSLFPHQHWLMESEIFANDSTALHIRARWLQVEPCDRPCLLLTIEDRYQALKSIAIEEAQKYGLTPREKEVWLLHRTNYSYKQISHELCITPNTVKKHMRSIHVKQKESSALA; this is encoded by the coding sequence ATGAATGCCCCCTCCTCTAAAACAATTAGTATTGCCAGTTCCCCCGAAAGGCGAAATGCACCATTGCAGCGATCGCAGTCAGCCTCGCAACTTTCCGTCAATCAGCCTATTGAATCGTTAGAAGGCAAAGTTGATAACCTGATTGATGGTGTTTTGATTCTAACTGAGCAACAGGAATTGATATATGCCAATGACAATGCTCTCCGGATTTTGCGTCGATTAAATCCCAGCAATGCCTGTGAAAACGCTGTCCCCCAGGAGATCTGGCATATCTGCCAATCTTTGATTGACAGCCGCAGTTTGTTTCCCCATCAGCATTGGCTCATGGAATCAGAAATTTTTGCCAACGATTCCACCGCTTTACATATCCGCGCTCGCTGGTTGCAAGTAGAACCCTGCGATCGCCCCTGCCTGCTGTTAACCATAGAGGATCGCTATCAGGCACTCAAAAGCATCGCCATAGAGGAAGCCCAGAAATATGGGCTAACACCCCGCGAAAAAGAAGTTTGGCTGCTGCATCGCACTAACTACAGCTACAAACAAATTTCCCATGAACTTTGCATTACTCCTAATACCGTCAAAAAACATATGAGAAGTATTCATGTCAAACAAAAAGAGAGTAGCGCCCTAGCTTAA
- a CDS encoding SMI1/KNR4 family protein, whose protein sequence is MRWSRESLQSMRYEQDKLPPQVIESGWLGYPGATEAQIAQAEARLGMVLPRSYREFLKVTNGWYLTTPFVCKLWSTDEIERFAVRRQDWINDFTERYKREHYMNVTFNGSDIHLRTPSIPDEEYLVYGYDQDPKKLRIEYLQTALEISDRENSAIYLLNPQIDLNHDGEWEAWYLEDSLPDNGDLGDDWRPGATRYRSFLEMMQEEYRSFDEMQES, encoded by the coding sequence ATGCGGTGGAGTCGGGAGTCGCTACAGTCCATGAGATATGAGCAGGACAAACTACCACCACAGGTCATTGAATCCGGTTGGTTGGGCTATCCCGGTGCTACTGAAGCACAAATTGCCCAGGCAGAGGCTCGTTTGGGAATGGTTCTACCTCGCTCCTATCGGGAGTTCCTGAAAGTTACAAATGGTTGGTATTTGACCACTCCTTTTGTTTGCAAACTCTGGTCTACAGATGAAATTGAGCGGTTTGCTGTCCGTCGCCAGGATTGGATCAATGATTTTACCGAACGATATAAGCGAGAGCATTATATGAATGTAACTTTCAATGGCTCAGATATTCACTTAAGAACACCATCAATTCCAGACGAAGAGTACTTAGTCTATGGCTATGATCAGGATCCGAAAAAATTACGCATCGAATATTTGCAAACGGCCCTGGAAATTAGCGATCGCGAAAATTCTGCCATCTATTTACTGAATCCCCAGATTGATCTCAATCACGATGGGGAATGGGAAGCCTGGTATCTGGAAGATTCCCTTCCCGATAATGGCGATCTGGGTGACGATTGGCGGCCTGGTGCTACCCGGTACAGATCCTTCCTGGAAATGATGCAGGAGGAATATCGCTCCTTTGATGAAATGCAGGAAAGCTGA
- a CDS encoding host attachment protein, translated as MQNYVVAVVNSSKARLFVLEPAKFPEYEPSAKLVEVATLLSSTQELQGQDLWSNTKPGRNRGSVGQAHGYDDHRENHLVEFERRFAQTIAAKLTEFLQTRQPHQLLLVAEPKILGIMREVLIPDLPQNLKVSELAKDLCQLSTHELHEYLAAKALLPAQIRR; from the coding sequence ATGCAAAACTATGTTGTTGCTGTTGTTAACAGTAGTAAGGCAAGGCTATTTGTGCTGGAACCCGCTAAGTTTCCTGAGTACGAACCCAGTGCTAAATTAGTTGAAGTCGCCACGTTACTCAGTTCGACTCAAGAACTTCAGGGGCAGGACTTGTGGTCAAATACCAAGCCCGGACGCAATCGCGGCAGCGTCGGTCAGGCTCACGGTTATGACGATCATCGGGAAAATCATCTCGTTGAGTTTGAACGCCGCTTTGCCCAGACGATCGCTGCTAAGCTGACCGAATTTCTGCAAACACGCCAGCCCCATCAACTGCTGTTGGTGGCGGAACCTAAGATTCTGGGGATTATGCGGGAAGTGCTCATCCCCGATCTACCGCAAAACTTGAAGGTTTCTGAGCTAGCCAAAGACTTGTGTCAACTGTCCACCCATGAGTTGCATGAGTATTTAGCTGCGAAAGCCTTGCTACCCGCTCAAATCAGGAGGTAG
- a CDS encoding pentapeptide repeat-containing protein, with amino-acid sequence MKEPADPTKQFLRKTVPSLKKAIFQLIIAGIFVGIGILVIAPPDWEWFGLKSKTEPQPSPTTIKLVGGRKTLWDWMGLVLVPLTGVWLGIKLKTLQEQAEAERGQIEKEKGEKAEQLAKEQALEAKARAEERAENEQREGALAAYLGSMSDLLVGQRLSALAKKQAKSVLTEEEQFLLNAGMDVIRARTLSILRRLTDREDPKLTDGARKASVLLFLYESELIQRKELATTEDQQTSLTETSLLKLKGADLTDTQLSNTNLSRADLSGADLSRANLSRANLSHARLSRANLGHVDLSHANLSDAKLSGAHLNHAHLSGADLSGADLSGAHLSHGDLRSADLINAQLTDAHLLGADLSHAHLSGAHLNDAHLNDAHLTSADLSDADLTSAHLSRTDLSGARLSGAHLNRADLSGARLSGAHLSSADFSAADLSRADLSRVDLSRAHLNSADLSHADLSHADLSRADLSGAYLSDTNLSGAHLRDANLSRAILFALDLSRTEELTQQQLKREEREDSPLLCNVDLPAGISVNRNRDCDRLPEVLHNRYPERFKTVEEAKDFVKQRRNRWN; translated from the coding sequence ATGAAAGAACCTGCTGATCCAACCAAACAATTTCTCAGGAAGACAGTTCCCTCCCTCAAAAAGGCCATTTTCCAACTGATCATTGCTGGCATATTCGTGGGTATTGGGATCCTTGTCATAGCTCCACCCGACTGGGAATGGTTTGGACTCAAATCGAAAACAGAACCTCAACCATCCCCAACCACCATTAAGCTGGTGGGTGGACGAAAGACTCTTTGGGACTGGATGGGTTTAGTGCTTGTTCCTCTTACTGGAGTATGGCTTGGTATCAAACTTAAGACATTGCAAGAACAAGCAGAAGCCGAGAGGGGGCAGATTGAAAAAGAAAAAGGGGAAAAGGCGGAACAACTTGCGAAAGAGCAAGCACTAGAAGCAAAGGCCAGGGCAGAAGAACGGGCGGAAAACGAGCAGCGTGAAGGTGCGTTAGCAGCCTATCTGGGCAGTATGTCAGATCTATTGGTAGGTCAACGCTTGAGTGCTCTGGCCAAAAAGCAGGCAAAAAGCGTACTCACTGAGGAGGAGCAGTTTTTGCTGAATGCTGGCATGGATGTCATTCGTGCCAGAACCTTGTCGATCCTCCGCCGACTGACGGATAGAGAAGACCCAAAACTTACAGATGGAGCACGCAAGGCCAGTGTCCTGCTATTTTTATACGAATCAGAGCTGATCCAGAGAAAAGAACTGGCAACGACAGAGGATCAGCAAACTAGCCTCACAGAAACATCACTGCTCAAGCTGAAGGGGGCTGATCTCACCGATACTCAACTCAGTAATACCAACCTCAGCCGTGCCGACCTCAGCGGTGCTGACCTGAGTCGTGCGAACCTCAGCCGTGCCAATCTCAGCCATGCCCGCCTGAGCCGTGCCAATCTCGGCCATGTGGATCTCAGCCATGCGAACCTCAGCGATGCGAAGCTCAGTGGTGCCCACCTCAACCATGCCCACCTCAGCGGTGCCGACCTCAGCGGTGCCGACCTCAGCGGTGCCCACCTCAGTCATGGCGATCTCCGCAGTGCCGACCTCATTAATGCCCAGCTCACCGATGCTCACCTTCTCGGTGCTGACCTGAGCCATGCTCATCTCAGTGGTGCCCACCTCAACGATGCCCACCTCAACGATGCCCATCTCACCAGTGCCGACCTGAGCGATGCCGACCTCACCAGTGCCCACCTCAGTCGGACTGACCTCAGTGGTGCCCGCCTCAGTGGTGCTCACCTCAATCGGGCTGACCTCAGCGGTGCCCGCCTCAGTGGTGCTCATCTCAGCAGTGCCGATTTCAGTGCTGCGGATCTGAGCCGTGCGGATCTCAGCCGGGTTGACCTCAGTCGTGCCCATCTCAATAGTGCTGACCTCAGCCATGCTGACCTCAGCCATGCTGACCTCAGCCGTGCGGATCTGAGCGGTGCCTATCTTAGTGACACCAACCTCAGCGGTGCCCATCTCCGCGATGCCAACCTCAGCCGTGCGATTTTATTTGCCTTAGATCTCAGCCGTACCGAAGAGCTAACCCAACAGCAGCTTAAGCGAGAAGAGAGAGAAGATTCGCCGTTGCTTTGTAATGTCGATTTACCCGCTGGCATTTCCGTGAATCGCAATCGTGACTGCGATCGTCTGCCAGAGGTATTACACAACCGCTACCCAGAACGCTTCAAGACCGTTGAAGAGGCTAAGGACTTTGTCAAGCAACGACGGAATCGGTGGAATTAG
- the psb28 gene encoding photosystem II reaction center protein Psb28, which translates to MVTQSPSIQIFAGVQEELSGVSLRRNKLSGQRSAVLIFDKLESLEHFRSYWKRSANAVHLIDEEGEMLIEPSGVRFLYGGPEGEDLRRVECKLEIDQNDHWDRFMRFMNRYAAANDMVYGESGPSAPP; encoded by the coding sequence ATGGTCACTCAAAGTCCCAGCATCCAAATTTTTGCGGGTGTTCAAGAAGAATTAAGTGGTGTGAGCCTGAGACGAAATAAGCTATCTGGGCAGAGATCGGCGGTGTTGATTTTTGACAAATTGGAGTCCTTAGAACACTTTCGCAGTTACTGGAAGCGATCGGCCAACGCGGTGCATCTGATTGATGAAGAAGGCGAGATGCTGATTGAACCCTCTGGGGTACGGTTTCTGTATGGAGGCCCAGAAGGAGAAGACTTGCGACGGGTTGAATGTAAACTGGAGATCGACCAGAATGACCATTGGGACCGCTTTATGCGATTCATGAACCGTTATGCAGCAGCCAATGACATGGTTTATGGAGAAAGTGGCCCCAGTGCTCCGCCGTAA
- a CDS encoding lysophospholipid acyltransferase family protein, with product MPSLLRFISAFNTFCNLLTRATLAPSTSLNGWSLDDRDPQVIQQLLPLLDWFYHDYFHVQTSGWEHIPATGRVLLIGSHNGGMVAPDLYMVMHDWYQRFGVERPAYALMNPTIWRLLPGLARLGTQVGTLRAHPKMALAALQRDASLLIYPGGAQDLFRPYTERHKIHFQGRHGFIKLALETETPIVPLISHGAHETLIILADLYPQLQQLHQLGMPWPFGIDPEVWPIYLGLPWGIAIGPLPNIPFPVQIHTRVCPPIVFERYGDEAAHDPDYVHECYETVRNTMQSELDKLTQEVSSTKKPGIFRDSRFLESRS from the coding sequence ATGCCATCACTGCTTCGTTTCATCTCTGCGTTCAACACCTTCTGCAACTTATTAACACGAGCCACCCTGGCTCCCTCCACAAGCCTGAATGGTTGGTCGCTGGACGATCGCGATCCGCAGGTGATTCAGCAGTTGCTGCCTTTGCTGGACTGGTTTTACCACGATTACTTTCATGTCCAAACCAGCGGCTGGGAACACATTCCTGCCACAGGGAGAGTGCTGCTGATTGGCTCGCACAATGGGGGAATGGTCGCTCCTGACCTGTATATGGTCATGCATGACTGGTATCAGAGATTTGGGGTTGAGCGGCCTGCTTACGCCCTGATGAATCCGACGATCTGGCGGCTCCTGCCGGGGTTAGCACGGTTGGGAACGCAGGTGGGAACCCTCCGCGCTCACCCCAAAATGGCCCTGGCGGCTCTCCAGCGGGATGCTAGCCTGCTGATTTATCCGGGTGGAGCGCAGGATCTCTTTCGGCCTTACACAGAACGTCACAAAATTCACTTTCAGGGCCGTCACGGCTTCATCAAACTGGCCCTGGAGACGGAAACCCCGATCGTTCCGCTGATCTCCCACGGAGCACATGAAACCCTGATTATCCTGGCCGATCTTTACCCGCAATTGCAACAGTTGCATCAACTGGGTATGCCCTGGCCCTTTGGCATCGATCCGGAAGTGTGGCCGATTTATCTGGGGTTGCCCTGGGGAATTGCGATCGGCCCCTTACCCAACATTCCCTTTCCTGTTCAGATTCATACACGGGTCTGTCCCCCGATCGTGTTTGAGCGCTATGGTGACGAGGCCGCCCATGATCCGGACTACGTGCATGAATGCTATGAGACGGTACGAAACACGATGCAATCTGAGCTAGACAAACTCACTCAGGAAGTTTCCTCTACTAAGAAACCTGGAATTTTCAGAGATTCCCGGTTTCTAGAGTCGCGAAGTTGA